A region of Homo sapiens chromosome X, GRCh38.p14 Primary Assembly DNA encodes the following proteins:
- the OPN1MW gene encoding medium-wave-sensitive opsin 1: protein MAQQWSLQRLAGRHPQDSYEDSTQSSIFTYTNSNSTRGPFEGPNYHIAPRWVYHLTSVWMIFVVIASVFTNGLVLAATMKFKKLRHPLNWILVNLAVADLAETVIASTISVVNQVYGYFVLGHPMCVLEGYTVSLCGITGLWSLAIISWERWMVVCKPFGNVRFDAKLAIVGIAFSWIWAAVWTAPPIFGWSRYWPHGLKTSCGPDVFSGSSYPGVQSYMIVLMVTCCITPLSIIVLCYLQVWLAIRAVAKQQKESESTQKAEKEVTRMVVVMVLAFCFCWGPYAFFACFAAANPGYPFHPLMAALPAFFAKSATIYNPVIYVFMNRQFRNCILQLFGKKVDDGSELSSASKTEVSSVSSVSPA, encoded by the exons GCCCCTTCGAAGGCCCGAATTACCACATCGCTCCCAGATGGGTGTACCACCTCACCAGTGTCTGGATGATCTTTGTGGTCATTGCATCCGTCTTCACAAATGGGCTTGTGCTGGCGGCCACCATGAAGTTCAAGAAGCTGCGCCACCCGCTGAACTGGATCCTGGTGAACCTGGCGGTCGCTGACCTGGCAGAGACCGTCATCGCCAGCACTATCAGCGTTGTGAACCAGGTCTATGGCTACTTCGTGCTGGGCCACCCTATGTGTGTCCTGGAGGGCTACACCGTCTCCCTGTGTG GGATCACAGGTCTCTGGTCTCTGGCCATCATTTCCTGGGAGAGATGGATGGTGGTCTGCAAGCCCTTTGGCAATGTGAGATTTGATGCCAAGCTGGCCATCGTGGGCATTGCCTTCTCCTGGATCTGGGCTGCTGTGTGGACAGCCCCGCCCATCTTTGGTTGGAGCAG GTACTGGCCCCACGGCCTGAAGACTTCATGCGGCCCAGACGTGTTCAGCGGCAGCTCGTACCCCGGGGTGCAGTCTTACATGATTGTCCTCATGGTCACCTGCTGCATCACCCCACTCAGCATCATCGTGCTCTGCTACCTCCAAGTGTGGCTGGCCATCCGAGCG GTGGCAAAGCAGCAGAAAGAGTCTGAATccacccagaaggcagagaaggaagtGACGCgcatggtggtggtgatggtccTGGCATTCTGCTTCTGCTGGGGACCATACGCCTTCTTCGCATGCTTTGCTGCTGCCAACCCTGGCTACCCCTTCCACCCTTTGATGGCTGCCCTGCCGGCCTTCTTTGCCAAAAGTGCCACTATCTACAACCCCGTTATCTATGTCTTTATGAACCGGCAG TTTCGAAACTGCATCTTGCAGCTTTTCGGGAAGAAGGTTGACGATGGCTCTGAACTCTCCAGCGCCTCCAAAACGGAGGTCTCATCTGTGTCCTCGGTATCGCCTGCATGA